The Isachenkonia alkalipeptolytica genome has a window encoding:
- a CDS encoding DUF2177 family protein, whose product MLNRLIMFLITFVVFMAIDLIWLGLIAKNLYKKYLGHLMKKDVNWAAAIIFYVIFIAGLIFFVIDPALEKESLSYALFAGGALGLLCYATYDLTNLATLKEWPVALTVIDLIWGTVLSGATAGISFGIIHYLL is encoded by the coding sequence ATGTTGAACCGGCTTATTATGTTTCTAATCACCTTTGTGGTGTTTATGGCCATTGATTTGATTTGGCTGGGACTCATCGCAAAGAATCTTTATAAAAAATATTTAGGGCATTTGATGAAAAAGGATGTAAACTGGGCGGCGGCTATTATTTTTTACGTTATCTTTATTGCAGGACTGATTTTCTTTGTTATTGACCCCGCCCTGGAAAAAGAAAGTCTGAGTTATGCACTATTTGCGGGGGGAGCCCTGGGACTCTTATGTTATGCCACGTATGATTTAACCAATTTGGCGACCTTAAAGGAGTGGCCGGTTGCCCTTACCGTGATTGACCTGATTTGGGGAACGGTGCTTTCCGGAGCTACCGCGGGGATTTCTTTTGGCATTATCCATTATTTATTATAA